ATTTGAGAAGTGAGCCATCAAAACTTGTAAGAAGACCAATATCAAAATGAATGTAATTTTTGCATTGTCTAAGAAAATATCTTTTCTGAAAAAGCCCAAAAAGGCAATTAAAACAAATAAGCAAGAAGTTACAATCATTACTTGTCCTAATAAAATAAATAGGTAACTGCTAGAGTTGCCACTCTGTCCTTCATACTCTGATTTTAAAGATTCCAAAATTTGAAATTTATGCGCATCAATAATTTCACCTTTTGAAATAATACTTTGTTCTTTTAGTATTTTATCTCGCGAAGGCGAAATATCATCAATGCTTTGTTTTAATATTTTATCAGATGTTCCTTTGTCGTAGAAGATGGTATGAGCAATACAGTTTTCAAGAATTGGTAACAGTTGTTTGGAATCGTTGTTGTTTGCCAGTTGCGCCTGTTGGTATTCAAAGGCAGAAGTAATTGTGTAGAAATCGCGCAATTCATGCTCTTCAGCAATGTTGTTGTCAATTACATAAATGGAGAAATCAGAAGATTTATTGTCGATAACAGCATTTGGTTCAAGTATTCCTTTTTTATAGATAGAATCTAAAATTTGTTCGCCAATCGCCAACGCTTTTGTTTGGATTGTTTTGTTTTTTTTGGTATCCCAGGTTTTTTCAATTTCAAATTTTAGTTGTTTCTTTTTTGCTTCCACAATTGACTTGTCGAATTTGAAGTAAGGCTTAGCGTTGGCAAGAATTTCAGATTTTTCTTTTTGTAGTTCATCCGCTGATTTTTTTATAGCAAAATCGAACGGTGCAATTAAATCTTCATGTAACCAAGGTTTGCCTTTTAAGTTTTGAAATTCATACTTAAATTTTCCTTGCTTGGGGAAAATGAATACGATAGCAGCAACCGCAATACAAAAAAGAATGCCTTTGTATATTTCAGGATGAGAATGGCGGATGAAAGAGATAAATTTTTTCATGATTTTAATTGTCAGTACGAAAATAACCAATTAATGAGGATTTTTAAGAGGACGTAGTGGCAAGTTTGTGCACAGGTTTATTCACAATGGTAGGTGGAACCTGTCTACAGCCATGCGCGTGTGGATGACACCAATAAAACGGTTAAAAAACGATTGTTTTTTAACTGTCCCTTTAAAACAAAGGTCTTTAAGCCTTATGCAGTGCATATCAATTTGAGTTTAACAATTTGTTAAAAGCCCGAATAATGCTTAAATTTGCCTCTATTATAAATCTCTATCTCGATTGCTATCGGGACTAAAATCAATAAATCAATTATGAAAGAAGTATACATTATCTCTGCAGTTCGAACACCATTGGGAAGTTTTGGCGGAGCACTAGCAGGCGTTTCTGCAACTAAATTAGGAGCAGTAGCAATCAAAGGAGCATTGGCAAAAGCCGGTGTTGATGGAAAAGAAGTACAGGAAGTTTATATGGGGAGTGTCTTGCAAGCGAATTTGGGACAAGCTCCTGCACGTCAGGCTGCAATTTTTGCAGGTTTACCAAATACCGTTCAGTGCACCACAATCAATAAGGTATGTGCATCCGGAATGAAAGCAATTATGATTGGCGCACAAAGTATTATGTTGGGTGATGCTGATGTAGTTGTTGCCGGTGGAATGGAAAATATGAGTCAGGTTCCTTTTTATTCTGAAAACATGCGTTGGGGGAATAAATATGGTAACGTTACAATGATTGATGGTTTGGCAAAAGACGGATTAACGGATGTTTACCATAATTATCCGATGGGAAATGCCGCGGATTTATGTGCGAAAGAATGTAACATCTCTCGCGAAGAACAAGATGCATTTGCAATCGAATCGTATAAACGTTCACAAGCAGCTTGGGCTGCAGGAAAATTTAATGATGAAATTGTTCCCGTTGAAATTCCTCAACGTAAAGGCGATCCAATCATTATGAAAGAGGATGAAGAATATAAAAATGTTCGTTTTGATAAAATTCCTGAATTGAAAGGGGCATTTTCAAAAGACGGAACAGCAACTGCGGCCAACTCTTCTACAATGAATGATGGAGCAGCAGCAGTTGTATTGATGAGCAAAGAAAAAGCGGAAAAATTAGGTGTGAAACCAATCGCGATTCTTCGTGGTTCTGCGGATGCAGAACATGCACCGGAGTGGTTTACCACAGCACCTTCTTTAGCAGTTCCAAAAGCTGTTTCAAAAGCAGGGTTGACATTAGGTGATATTCATTATTTTGAATTAAACGAAGCCTTTTCAACTGTTGGAATCGTGAACATGCAAAAAATGAAATTGGATGCAAGCAAAGTAAACGTAAATGGTGGTGCTGTTTCCTTGGGTCATCCTTTAGGTTGTTCCGGAGCGCGTATCATTGTTACGTTAATTCATGTATTAAAACAAAACAAAGCGAAGTATGGTGCTGCCGGAATTTGTAATGGTGGTGGAGGAGCGAGTGCTGTTGTTGTTGAGAATGTTTAAGATTACTTAATAAATGTTATATGGTTGTCATTTCGAACAGCGTGGAGAAATCTAGATATGAATTGAAGTCAATGTCTAATTAGATTCCTCCACGATAGTCGGAATGACAATTTTAACAATGTTTTTGTTTTAAACTAAGAGTCTTAGTTGTATGTTCGGAATTTGTAACTTAAGCATCGTCCCTTGCAGAAAAGAACCTTCGGATCGTTCCGAAATGGTTACTCAATTGCTATTTGGCGATCACTTTGAGCTTTTGGAAGTACAAGGTTCGTGGTGTAGAATTAAAATTGCCTACGATGCCTACGAATGTTGGATTGACAAAAAACAGTTTCTCCCGATTGCTCAACCTACATTTGATATTCTAAATTCGACTGAAGCATATTGTGTGAATGAGTTGATTCAGATCGTTTCCGATACAAAACTATCCCAGCTTTTTCCGGTTTCAATTGGTAGCACACTTCCAAATTTTGATAATGGCGAATGTGCAATTGAAAATTCTACTTATTCATATGATGGTGCTTATGTAACCGGACTGTTACCATTTTCTAAAAATGGAATTATTGATACAGCGATGATGTATTTGAATGCTCCGTATTTATGGGGTGGAAAAACACCATTCGGTATTGATTGTTCCGGTTTTTCTCAGATGGTCTATAAGCTCAACGGGGTAAAGATTAAACGCGATGCCTATCAGCAAGCGGAAGAAGGCGAAACGCTTAGTTTTGTGGAAGAAGCGGAGCCCGGTGATTTGGCTTTTTTTGATAATGATGAAGGGAAGATTGTACATGTTGGAATTGTAATGGACAATAATAAAATCATTCACGCTTCAGGAAAAGTTCGCATCGATGGTTTTGATCATCAAGGGATTTTTAACAACGATAAACGAGATTATTCTCACCGTTTGAGATTGTTGAAAAGGATTATCTGATGGAACGCGGATAGCGCTGATTCAGCCAATTAAAGCGGATTGATTTCTCTCTAATAGTCGCGACTAAAGTTTAATCAGAATTTTCTCTCCTAAAAATTTGGGTTGCTTATGCAATAAATACAAATCCAAAACTGCTTTAAACTTTGCGAAATGCTCCCGTGTTCGGGTCTTTAATGAAAAAGCATCCGGTACATCTTTGGCATTGAATGCCACAACTTCCATTTCATAAAAATTTCCAATAAATACAGCTCGCTCATTATGGAAACGTTGCGAGATGACAGTGATTTTGTTTTGGCCGAATACTTTCAAACAACGAACCATCGAGTCCAAGGTTCTGAATCCTGCATAATCTTGTGTAATGCAACTGTCGGGTACACCCAATGCTACTAATGCTTCTCGCATGTCGGTGGCCTCATCGTATTCTTTTTTCGAATTGTCGCCACTCACAATAATGTGTTTTATTTTTCCTGCTTTGTATAAATTAGCAGCTGCTTCAATACGATATTTGAAAAATAAGTTTTCACTCCCGTTGCGCAAGGTTTTACTCGCTCCTAATAGCAAGGCAACATCATTTTGAGGAATCAATGAGGTGTCGGAATAAATTTGTGCTTTGGTACTTTTGATAATCCAATAATTACTGAGAATAATGGATAGAATAAGGATCACAACTAGTATAAACGACCATTTGACTAATTTTTTAAAAGGGAGGGATTTTATTTTTTGGAACATTGCTAAACGTACAAATCAATCAGAACAAAAGCTGCAAATACAACACTTGCGATTCCGTTGGTGGTGAAAAAGGCCAGATTTACTTTTGATAAATCATTCGGCTTTACCAAGGTATGCTGATAGAATAATAGCAATGCATATACAACAGCACCGCCCCAATACCAGAATCCAAATTCTGCATAGATGCCGGCATATACAACAAATGCGACACTTATTACATGCAAAATATTAGAAAGCATTAATGCGCCTTTTTTTCCAAGCATTACCGGAATGGATTTCAAGTTTTGTGATCGATCAAAATCTTCGTCTTGCAAGGCATAAATAATATCAAAGCCACTTACCCAAAATAAAACGGCAAAGGAGAAGAAGAGTGGTAGCCAATTAAATTCACCTGTAACTGCAAGGTATGCGCCAATGGGTGCAAGCGATAATCCCAATCCTAAAACCAAATGGCACAATGCTGTAAAACGTTTGGTTAAACTGTATCCTAAAACAACCAGAAGTGCTACCGGTGATAAATAAAAACAAAGTGGATTAATAAAATAAGTTGCGCTAACAAATAAAACACAGTTGGCAATCACAAAAATTAATGCTGATTGAGGCTTTACAATTCCAGCCGGAATTTCACGGATCGCTGTTCGTGCATTTTGTTCGTCAATTCTTCTGTCGATGTACCTGTTAAACGCCATAGCTGCGCTTCTTGCGAATACCATACATAAAACAACTAATGCAAATAGCTTGATGTTGAAGGTTGCTTCGGTATAGGTAATTGCCAAAAAGTAACCGATGATGGCAAATGGCAAAGCAAAAATAGTATGACTAAATTTTACGAGTGAAAGATAATTACTGATGGTATTAGGTTTTGCATCCATGCGTTTATCGTTTGCTCATAATAATGATTGCCAATACTAGGATAATTGGAATAGAGCTTAATAGAATTCCGATAACACCCAGGCTAAGTTTCTTTTTACTTATCCCATATTTGGTGTCGAAATAAACATAGGTCGTTGATGTTAACATTCCTAAAAATCCGGTTGGTAGCGAAAGAAATAGGCCGTAAGGCATCACACAAAGCAAAGCAGA
This Bacteroidota bacterium DNA region includes the following protein-coding sequences:
- a CDS encoding acetyl-CoA C-acyltransferase — its product is MKEVYIISAVRTPLGSFGGALAGVSATKLGAVAIKGALAKAGVDGKEVQEVYMGSVLQANLGQAPARQAAIFAGLPNTVQCTTINKVCASGMKAIMIGAQSIMLGDADVVVAGGMENMSQVPFYSENMRWGNKYGNVTMIDGLAKDGLTDVYHNYPMGNAADLCAKECNISREEQDAFAIESYKRSQAAWAAGKFNDEIVPVEIPQRKGDPIIMKEDEEYKNVRFDKIPELKGAFSKDGTATAANSSTMNDGAAAVVLMSKEKAEKLGVKPIAILRGSADAEHAPEWFTTAPSLAVPKAVSKAGLTLGDIHYFELNEAFSTVGIVNMQKMKLDASKVNVNGGAVSLGHPLGCSGARIIVTLIHVLKQNKAKYGAAGICNGGGGASAVVVENV
- a CDS encoding C40 family peptidase; amino-acid sequence: MFGICNLSIVPCRKEPSDRSEMVTQLLFGDHFELLEVQGSWCRIKIAYDAYECWIDKKQFLPIAQPTFDILNSTEAYCVNELIQIVSDTKLSQLFPVSIGSTLPNFDNGECAIENSTYSYDGAYVTGLLPFSKNGIIDTAMMYLNAPYLWGGKTPFGIDCSGFSQMVYKLNGVKIKRDAYQQAEEGETLSFVEEAEPGDLAFFDNDEGKIVHVGIVMDNNKIIHASGKVRIDGFDHQGIFNNDKRDYSHRLRLLKRII
- a CDS encoding YdcF family protein; its protein translation is MFQKIKSLPFKKLVKWSFILVVILILSIILSNYWIIKSTKAQIYSDTSLIPQNDVALLLGASKTLRNGSENLFFKYRIEAAANLYKAGKIKHIIVSGDNSKKEYDEATDMREALVALGVPDSCITQDYAGFRTLDSMVRCLKVFGQNKITVISQRFHNERAVFIGNFYEMEVVAFNAKDVPDAFSLKTRTREHFAKFKAVLDLYLLHKQPKFLGEKILIKL
- a CDS encoding UbiA family prenyltransferase, whose product is MDAKPNTISNYLSLVKFSHTIFALPFAIIGYFLAITYTEATFNIKLFALVVLCMVFARSAAMAFNRYIDRRIDEQNARTAIREIPAGIVKPQSALIFVIANCVLFVSATYFINPLCFYLSPVALLVVLGYSLTKRFTALCHLVLGLGLSLAPIGAYLAVTGEFNWLPLFFSFAVLFWVSGFDIIYALQDEDFDRSQNLKSIPVMLGKKGALMLSNILHVISVAFVVYAGIYAEFGFWYWGGAVVYALLLFYQHTLVKPNDLSKVNLAFFTTNGIASVVFAAFVLIDLYV